A single region of the Streptomyces sp. NBC_00236 genome encodes:
- a CDS encoding WhiB family transcriptional regulator gives MQLEAHAPSVPPSDTIPPPGLTEDSTLIPLTALTALDDAIENLGVPVPCRSYDPEVFFAESPADVEYAKSLCRTCPLVEACLAGAKERREPWGVWGGELFIQGVVVARKRPRGRPRKNPVAA, from the coding sequence GTGCAACTCGAAGCGCACGCCCCGTCCGTACCGCCTTCCGACACGATCCCCCCGCCCGGCCTCACGGAGGACTCCACCTTGATCCCCCTCACCGCGCTCACCGCGCTCGACGACGCCATCGAGAACCTCGGCGTGCCCGTCCCCTGCCGTTCCTACGACCCCGAGGTCTTCTTCGCCGAGTCGCCGGCGGACGTCGAGTACGCCAAGTCCCTCTGCCGCACCTGCCCGCTCGTCGAGGCCTGCCTCGCCGGCGCCAAGGAGCGCCGCGAGCCGTGGGGCGTCTGGGGTGGCGAGCTCTTCATCCAGGGCGTCGTCGTCGCTCGCAAGCGGCCGCGTGGCCGTCCTCGCAAGAACCCGGTCGCGGCGTGA
- a CDS encoding ATP-dependent DNA helicase UvrD2, with product MTSATHSTLFPQVPDTADAVLDGLDPEQREVAEALQGPVCVLAGAGTGKTRAITHRIAYGVRAGILQPTSVLAVTFTNRAAGEMRGRLRQLGAGGVQARTFHSAALRQLQYFWPKAVGGDLPRLVERKVQLVAEAAARCRIRLDRNELRDVTSEIEWAKVTQTVPADYPAVVAKSQRDAPRDPAEISQIYAMYEQLKRDRTVIDFEDVLLLTVGILQDRHDIADHVRRQYQHFVVDEYQDVSPLQQRLLDLWLGDRDNLCVVGDASQTIYSFTGATPDHLLNFRTRHPRATVVKLVRDYRSTPQVVHLANGLLSQARGRAAEHRLELVSQRESGPEPAYLEYADEPAEAEGTARRIRDLIAAGVPAGEIAVLYRVNSQSEVYEQALADAGVPYQLRGAERFFDRPEVREAGVALRGAARAGGNDSLLDDAEGLPSEVRAVLSTKGWSSEPPTGSGAVRDRWESLAALVRLAEDFEQARPGATLSDLVAELDERAAAQHAPTVQGVTLASLHSAKGLEWDAVFLVGLTEGMMPITYAKTDEQIEEERRLLYVGVTRARFHLSLSWSLARSPGGRAGRRPSRFLNGLRPGSAALGGRATAGGSGGIERPAAARRKRRGPALCRVCGKTLTDAGEMKLMRCDDCPSDMDEALYERLRDWRAARAQDIGQPAYCVFTDKTLMAIAEAVPGTEGELAGISGVGARKLGRFGAAVLDICAGGDGVEGPGAADEEM from the coding sequence GTGACATCAGCAACGCATTCCACCCTCTTCCCCCAGGTCCCCGACACCGCCGACGCCGTCCTCGACGGGCTCGACCCCGAGCAGCGCGAGGTCGCCGAGGCCCTGCAGGGCCCGGTGTGCGTGCTGGCCGGAGCCGGTACGGGCAAGACGCGGGCCATCACGCACCGCATCGCGTACGGGGTGCGCGCGGGGATACTCCAGCCGACGAGTGTGCTTGCCGTCACGTTCACCAATCGCGCCGCCGGTGAGATGCGCGGCCGCCTGCGCCAGCTCGGCGCGGGCGGGGTGCAGGCGCGGACCTTCCACTCCGCGGCGCTGCGTCAGCTTCAGTACTTCTGGCCGAAAGCAGTCGGTGGTGATCTGCCCCGGCTGGTGGAGCGCAAGGTCCAGCTGGTCGCCGAGGCGGCGGCCCGCTGCCGCATCCGGCTCGACCGCAATGAGCTGCGCGATGTCACGAGCGAGATCGAGTGGGCCAAAGTCACCCAGACCGTGCCCGCCGACTATCCGGCCGTGGTCGCCAAGTCCCAGCGGGACGCCCCCCGAGATCCCGCCGAGATCTCGCAGATCTACGCGATGTACGAACAGCTGAAGCGCGACCGCACGGTGATCGACTTCGAGGACGTGCTGCTCCTCACCGTCGGCATCCTCCAGGACCGGCACGACATCGCCGACCACGTACGGCGCCAGTACCAGCACTTCGTCGTCGACGAGTACCAGGACGTGAGCCCGCTCCAGCAACGGCTCCTCGACCTCTGGCTCGGCGACCGGGACAACCTCTGCGTCGTCGGCGACGCCAGCCAGACGATCTACTCCTTCACCGGAGCCACCCCCGATCACCTGCTCAACTTCCGCACCCGCCACCCGCGGGCCACCGTGGTCAAACTCGTCCGCGACTACCGCTCCACACCCCAGGTCGTCCATCTCGCCAACGGGCTGCTCTCGCAGGCCCGGGGCCGGGCCGCCGAGCACCGGCTCGAACTGGTCTCGCAGCGCGAGTCCGGCCCCGAACCCGCCTACCTGGAGTACGCGGACGAGCCCGCCGAGGCCGAGGGCACCGCCCGCCGTATCCGGGATCTGATCGCCGCCGGCGTCCCGGCCGGTGAGATCGCCGTGCTCTACCGGGTCAACTCCCAGTCCGAGGTCTACGAGCAGGCCCTCGCGGACGCCGGCGTGCCCTACCAGCTCAGGGGTGCGGAGCGGTTCTTCGACCGCCCGGAGGTGCGGGAGGCGGGCGTCGCCCTGCGCGGGGCGGCCCGGGCGGGGGGCAACGACTCCCTGCTGGATGATGCGGAGGGGCTGCCCTCCGAGGTGCGGGCGGTGCTCTCCACCAAGGGGTGGAGCAGCGAACCGCCCACCGGCTCGGGAGCGGTGCGCGACCGCTGGGAGTCGTTGGCCGCCCTCGTCAGGCTGGCCGAGGACTTCGAACAGGCCAGGCCGGGCGCGACACTGTCCGACCTGGTCGCCGAACTGGACGAGCGGGCGGCCGCCCAGCACGCCCCCACGGTCCAGGGGGTCACGCTGGCCTCCCTGCACTCGGCGAAGGGACTTGAGTGGGACGCCGTGTTCCTGGTCGGGCTGACCGAGGGCATGATGCCGATCACCTACGCGAAGACGGACGAGCAGATCGAGGAGGAGCGCCGGCTGCTCTATGTCGGTGTCACCCGGGCCCGTTTCCATCTCTCGCTGTCGTGGTCGCTGGCGCGCTCGCCCGGTGGCCGGGCCGGTCGCAGGCCGAGCCGGTTCCTGAACGGGCTGCGCCCCGGCTCGGCGGCGCTCGGCGGCCGGGCGACGGCAGGCGGCAGCGGCGGGATCGAGCGCCCGGCCGCGGCCCGGCGCAAGCGGCGCGGGCCCGCACTGTGCAGGGTCTGCGGCAAGACGCTGACGGATGCCGGCGAGATGAAGCTGATGCGCTGCGACGACTGCCCGTCCGACATGGACGAGGCGCTCTACGAGCGGCTGCGTGACTGGCGCGCGGCGCGGGCGCAGGACATCGGCCAGCCCGCGTACTGCGTGTTCACCGACAAGACGCTGATGGCCATCGCCGAGGCGGTGCCCGGCACCGAGGGCGAACTGGCCGGGATCTCCGGGGTCGGCGCGCGGAAGCTGGGCCGGTTCGGCGCCGCCGTCCTGGACATCTGCGCAGGTGGGGACGGGGTTGAGGGGCCCGGGGCGGCCGACGAGGAGATGTGA